One window of the Amycolatopsis mediterranei genome contains the following:
- a CDS encoding family 43 glycosylhydrolase — protein sequence MKLFSPRRFGVVLAVAAALIPLGSAGAGATPSADTGTGVRAAASTLSVPDIDDVRGNLTLPASGPDGTNVTWTSSAPSVITPTGEVSRPATGAAPAKVVLTAKVSLGRESTTRRFTATVVPKPAPQPLAGYSFFYFTGEGTSNGEQIYSALSKGNDPLNWTELNNGQPMLKSSLGELGVRDPFILRSPDGDKFYLLATDLRIYAGRGWDAAQRTGSRSIMVWESTDLAHWSRQRSVQVSPPTAGNTWAPEAFWDAKRGTYVVYWASKLYSENDPNHTGDTYNRMMYATTRDFVTFSAPQVWIDPGYSVIDSTVIKNQDAYYRFTKDERNNTSSTPCSKFITEEKATDLLDPHYGFVADCIGKATATSPGLSAGEGPTGFKSNTENKWYLFIDEFGGRGYVPFETTDLNSGQWTMSAGAHLPASPRHGTVLPVTQAEMNRLSAPPAPAKADSNGLVAHWPLDAKSGTVATDTTGHGYDGALAGDVSWAGGALAFGGKNGHVQLPNNLLTGAGAATVSADVLVDPNQQTPYFLWGLGNTAKDGAGNGYLFTTGGTASGGFRGAIATGNWTTEQAADAGGGLPRGVWKNVTLTVGNGVEVLYLDGVEVGRNANATIKPSDLGGGVTAANYLGRSVYAGDKTLTGKMKDVRLYNRALSGLEVATLPSNSTAIRSVQLDALKTPAVIDSGAGTVVLPVKPGTDLHRLAPQFGLAPGASIKPDNGKPVNLSSPKQFTVTGAGGDRRVWTVEAHEVRSPVLPGYNADPNIVAFGDTYYLYPTTDGFDGWSGTKFSAWSSKNLVDWKDEGVILDLGKDVGWADKNAWAPTIAKRNGKYYFYFCAEAKIGVAVSDSPTGPFVDSGKPLIAKNPDGGQAIDPAVFIDHTGKPYLYWGNGNAYVVPLNDDMVSYDPAKITRLDGLTDFREGLFMVERKGTYYLSWSIDDTRSPDYRVGYATAPSPAGPFTNRGVLLSKDAHLGVLGTGHSSMLQVPGTDDWYLAYHRFGIPGGDGTHRETTIDKLTFRRDGTIAPVVPTLESVRPQRIPWHCGAVRAS from the coding sequence ATGAAGTTGTTCTCCCCACGCCGTTTCGGCGTCGTGCTGGCCGTCGCGGCCGCACTCATCCCCCTCGGCAGCGCCGGTGCCGGCGCAACTCCGTCCGCCGACACCGGCACCGGCGTCCGTGCCGCCGCGAGCACGCTGTCCGTGCCCGACATCGACGACGTCCGCGGCAATCTCACGCTGCCGGCGAGCGGCCCGGACGGCACGAACGTCACCTGGACGTCGTCCGCGCCGTCGGTGATCACGCCGACCGGTGAGGTCAGCCGGCCGGCGACCGGCGCGGCCCCGGCGAAGGTCGTCCTGACCGCGAAGGTCAGCCTCGGCCGCGAGAGCACCACACGGCGGTTCACCGCCACCGTGGTCCCCAAGCCGGCCCCGCAACCCCTGGCGGGCTACAGCTTCTTCTACTTCACCGGCGAAGGCACGTCCAACGGCGAGCAGATCTACTCGGCGTTGAGCAAGGGCAACGACCCGCTGAACTGGACCGAGCTCAACAACGGCCAGCCGATGCTCAAGTCGAGCCTCGGCGAGCTGGGCGTGCGCGACCCGTTCATCCTGCGCTCCCCCGACGGCGACAAGTTCTACCTGCTGGCCACCGACCTGCGGATCTACGCCGGCCGCGGCTGGGACGCCGCCCAGCGCACCGGCAGCCGGTCGATCATGGTCTGGGAGTCGACCGACCTGGCGCACTGGTCGCGCCAGCGCAGCGTCCAGGTGTCGCCGCCGACCGCGGGCAACACGTGGGCCCCGGAAGCCTTCTGGGACGCCAAGCGCGGGACGTACGTCGTGTACTGGGCATCGAAGCTCTACTCCGAGAACGACCCGAACCACACCGGCGACACCTACAACCGGATGATGTACGCGACCACGCGCGACTTCGTCACCTTCAGCGCGCCGCAGGTGTGGATCGACCCGGGCTACTCGGTGATCGACTCGACGGTGATCAAGAACCAGGACGCCTACTACCGGTTCACCAAGGACGAGCGCAACAACACCTCCTCGACGCCGTGCAGCAAGTTCATCACCGAGGAGAAGGCCACCGACCTGCTCGACCCGCACTACGGCTTCGTCGCCGACTGCATCGGCAAGGCCACCGCCACCAGCCCCGGCCTGTCCGCGGGCGAAGGGCCGACCGGGTTCAAGTCCAACACCGAGAACAAGTGGTACCTGTTCATCGACGAGTTCGGCGGCCGCGGCTACGTCCCGTTCGAAACCACCGACCTGAACTCGGGCCAGTGGACGATGTCGGCCGGCGCGCACCTGCCCGCCTCGCCGCGGCACGGCACCGTCCTGCCGGTCACGCAGGCGGAGATGAACCGGCTCAGCGCTCCCCCGGCGCCGGCCAAAGCCGACTCGAACGGCCTCGTCGCGCACTGGCCGCTCGACGCGAAGTCGGGCACGGTCGCGACGGACACCACCGGGCACGGGTACGACGGCGCCCTCGCCGGTGACGTCTCCTGGGCCGGCGGCGCGCTGGCCTTCGGCGGCAAGAACGGTCACGTGCAACTGCCGAACAACCTGCTCACCGGCGCCGGCGCGGCCACCGTGTCGGCCGACGTCCTGGTCGATCCCAACCAGCAGACGCCGTACTTCCTGTGGGGCCTGGGCAACACGGCGAAGGACGGCGCCGGCAACGGCTACCTCTTCACCACCGGCGGCACCGCGAGCGGCGGCTTCCGCGGCGCCATCGCGACCGGCAACTGGACCACCGAACAGGCGGCGGACGCCGGCGGCGGCCTGCCGCGCGGGGTGTGGAAGAACGTGACGCTCACCGTCGGCAACGGTGTCGAGGTGCTCTACCTGGACGGCGTCGAGGTGGGCCGCAACGCGAACGCCACCATCAAGCCGTCGGACCTCGGCGGCGGCGTCACGGCGGCGAACTACCTCGGCCGCTCGGTGTACGCGGGCGACAAGACCCTGACCGGCAAGATGAAGGACGTGCGGCTCTACAACCGGGCGCTGTCCGGGCTCGAGGTCGCCACGCTCCCGTCCAACAGCACCGCGATCCGGTCGGTGCAGCTCGACGCGCTCAAGACGCCGGCCGTCATCGACTCCGGCGCCGGGACGGTCGTGCTCCCGGTCAAGCCGGGCACCGACCTGCACCGGCTCGCGCCGCAGTTCGGCCTGGCGCCGGGCGCGTCCATCAAGCCGGACAACGGAAAGCCGGTCAACCTCAGCTCGCCGAAGCAGTTCACGGTGACCGGTGCCGGCGGCGACCGTCGCGTGTGGACGGTCGAGGCGCACGAGGTGCGCAGCCCGGTCCTGCCGGGGTACAACGCCGACCCGAACATCGTCGCGTTCGGCGACACCTACTACCTGTACCCGACCACCGACGGCTTCGACGGCTGGAGCGGGACGAAGTTCTCGGCGTGGTCGTCGAAGAACCTCGTCGACTGGAAGGACGAGGGGGTCATCCTCGATCTGGGCAAGGACGTCGGCTGGGCCGACAAGAACGCTTGGGCGCCGACGATCGCGAAGCGCAACGGGAAGTACTACTTCTACTTCTGCGCCGAGGCCAAGATCGGCGTCGCGGTGAGCGACTCGCCGACCGGCCCGTTCGTCGACTCCGGCAAGCCGCTGATCGCGAAGAACCCCGACGGCGGCCAGGCGATCGACCCCGCCGTGTTCATCGACCACACCGGGAAGCCGTACCTGTACTGGGGCAACGGCAACGCCTACGTCGTCCCGCTGAACGACGACATGGTGTCCTACGACCCGGCGAAGATCACCCGGCTGGACGGCCTGACCGACTTCCGCGAGGGGCTGTTCATGGTGGAGCGGAAGGGCACGTACTACCTCAGCTGGTCCATCGACGACACCCGCAGCCCGGACTACCGCGTCGGCTACGCCACGGCGCCGAGCCCGGCCGGGCCGTTCACCAACCGCGGCGTGCTCCTGAGCAAGGACGCCCACCTGGGTGTCCTCGGCACCGGGCACAGCTCGATGCTGCAGGTGCCGGGCACCGACGACTGGTACCTCGCCTACCACCGCTTCGGCATCCCCGGCGGCGACGGCACCCACCGCGAGACGACGATCGACAAGCTGACGTTCCGCCGCGACGGCACGATCGCCCCGGTCGTCCCGACTCTGGAGAGCGTGCGGCCGCAACGGATCCCGTGGCACTGCGGGGCGGTCCGGGCGAGCTGA
- a CDS encoding TetR/AcrR family transcriptional regulator, giving the protein MATPKTRRRGTELEEAILRAAAAELAEAGYPGLTMERVARRAGTNKNAIYRRWPNRAALGVAAYRHLAEDTLKPPGTGDLREDALTLLRAINCGQTSPAARALRSLLTGVGDEPELREQLHEQAAQGGTTTWVTLVDQAVARGEARPGARHPRVATVALVLLRNEYLTRGLTTVDDGVLVEIVDEVYLPLVRA; this is encoded by the coding sequence ATGGCGACACCGAAGACCCGGCGCCGGGGCACCGAACTGGAAGAGGCGATCCTGCGCGCGGCAGCGGCCGAGCTCGCCGAAGCCGGCTACCCCGGCCTGACCATGGAGCGGGTCGCCCGGCGCGCCGGCACCAACAAGAACGCGATCTACCGCCGCTGGCCGAACCGTGCCGCGCTCGGCGTCGCCGCGTACCGCCACCTGGCCGAGGACACGCTCAAACCGCCCGGCACCGGCGACCTCCGCGAAGACGCGCTGACCCTGCTGCGGGCGATCAACTGCGGCCAGACGTCGCCGGCCGCACGCGCCCTCCGCAGCCTCCTCACCGGCGTGGGCGACGAACCGGAACTCCGCGAACAGCTACACGAACAGGCCGCCCAAGGGGGCACCACCACCTGGGTCACCCTCGTCGACCAGGCGGTGGCCCGCGGCGAAGCGCGGCCGGGAGCACGACACCCGCGGGTGGCGACGGTGGCGCTCGTGTTGCTGCGCAACGAATACCTCACGCGCGGACTGACCACAGTGGACGACGGCGTGCTCGTCGAGATCGTCGACGAGGTCTACCTGCCGCTGGTGCGCGCATGA